Genomic DNA from Haloplanus aerogenes:
CGAAGGGCCGAACACAGGAGGGATGGGAAGTTACAGCGATGCCGATCCGACGCTGCCGTTCATGGACGCGTCGGATTACGCGGAGGCGGTCGACGTACTGGAGGCCACCGTCGACGCCCTCCCCGACTACAAGGGCATCCTCTACGGCCAGTTCATGCTCACCGCCGAGGGCGTCCGGGTGGTGGAGTTCAACGCCCGCTTCGGCGACCCCGAGGCGATGAACACGCTGCCGGTCCTCGAGACACCCTTCCTCGACGTGCTGACGGCGGCGCGCGACGGCGACCCGCTTCCCGACCTCTCCTTCGCCCCGCGGGCGACCGTCTGCAAGTACGCGGTGCCGGCGGGCTACCCGACCGAACCCGAATCCGGCGCGCTGATCGAGGTGGACGAGGAGAGCGTGGCGGCCGCCGCCGAGGGCGACGGGGACGCCCTCCTCTTCTACGCCAGCGTCGACGCTCGCGAGGACGGCCTCTACACCACCACCTCGCGAGCGTTCGCGGTTGTCGGCATCGCGGCGACGATCACGGACGCGGAGGCCATCGCGGAGGATGCCCTCGCTGCTGCGGGCGACGGTCTGCGGATCCGACACGACATCGGCAAACCCGACCTGGTCCAGCAACGGATCGACCACGTCGAGCGCCTGCGCGAGTAACGGGTCGAGGAACGCATGACAGGCGTGTGACGGGCCATAAACCTTTATTTCGCCGCGTCTCGTCCGTCCGCTAATGGCGACGTTACGCGATTCTCTCGGTGACCTCGTGGACGACGTCGACGGACTGTTCCTGTTTGCCCCGTCGGCGGCGTTCTACGAGCGGTTCGCGGACGTGGACGTAGACCTGGTGGTGATCGCCGACGAGAACGGCGTGGGCGCGGACGCCTTCGTCGAACTCCCACTCGATTTCGACAACGTCCGCGACCGGATCAAGTTCGGCGTTGAGGGCGCGATGGAAAACGACTTCGCCGCCGAGGGCGACACCGTCGCCTGCACCGTCGCGATGTTCGGTGACGACATCGACGCCGACTCGCTGGTCCGGGTGCGCGTCGACGAGTCGATGCGCTCCGGCATCTACGACCTCTTCACCGACTCCCGGGCCGAACCCGGCGTCATCCGCGACGTGTTCGAAGTCGCCATCGACCTCGGGAAGAAAGGACAGAAGGGCAAGCCGGTGGGCGCCCTGTTCGTCGTCGGCGACGCGGGCAAGGTGATGAACAAGTCCCGGCCGCTCAGCTACAACCCCTTCGAGAAGAGCCACGTCCACGTCGGCGACCCCATCGTGAACGTGATGCTGAAGGAGTTCTCGCGGCTGGACGGCGCGTTCGTCGTCTCAGACTCGGGGAAAATCGTCTCCGCGTACCGCTACCTCGAACCCTCGGCCGAGGGCGTCGACATTCCCAAAGGACTGGGCGCGCGCCACATGGCCGGCGGCGCGATCACGCGGGACACGAACGCCATCGCCATCGTCCTCTCCGAATCCGACGGAATGGTCCGGGCGTTCAAGGGCGGCGATCTAATTTTGGAGATCGATCCGGAGGAGTACTGAAATGCAGGGCGGCACGATCCGCGAACTCGTCGAGACCGTGCCGATCCGGTTCTGGCTCGCCTTCGCGACCCTCTTTTTCGGCCTCATTCTCGGGTGGCTGACGCGCATCCTCGCCCGGCGGGTCCTCGAGCGGATCGGTGTCCCCGGCGCCATCGAGGGGACGGCCTTCGAGCGCACCGCCCGCGAGTTCGGCACCTCGACGGTCGACATCCTCGCCGCTATCGCGGGCTATTTCGTGTTCGGACTGGCCGTCTTCGCCGCCGTCGCCGTCGCCGAAATCCAGTACGTCGCGCAGTTCTGGAACGCCGTCGCCGGCTTCCTGCCACAGCTCTTTTTCGCCGTCATCGTCCTCATCGTCGGCGTCCTGCTCGGCGACAAGGTGGAACTGGTCGTCTCCGAGCGCTTCCGCGGCGTGAAGATTCCACAGATCGGCGTCCTTCCCCTGATGGCGAAATACAGCGTGTTCTATCTGGCCGCGCTGATCGCCCTCGGACAGGTAGGCGTCGCCACGGACGCACTGATCGTCCTGCTCGCCGCCTACGTCTTCGCCATCGTCTTCCTCGGTGGCATCGCCTTCCGCCAGCTGCTCTCCGCGGGCGCCGTCGGTACCTACCTCCTGCTCAACCAGCCCTACACCATCGGCGACGAGATTCGCGTCGGCGACGTGCGCGGCATCGTACAGGAGATGGACCTGTTCGTCACGCACGTCGAAACCGACGGCGAGGAGTACGTCTTCCCGAACAGCAAGGTGTTCGCGGACGGCTTCGTGCGGATTCGGTCGTGACGGGACGGCGATTCGATCCGCGTGGGGTCGCGGCGGTCAGTCGCCCGCCGTCGAACGATGGCTGTTGTTTCGCACCGACAGGACGACACTGCCCGCGTTCGTCCGCACGGAGCGGTTCGTCGACCCGAAGATGAACTGGCGGAGGCGCCCCTTGGTCGGGGCGCCGATGATCGTGAGCCCGTAGTAGCGGGACTGCTCGATGATCGCGTCCGCGACGTCGTCGGCCTCTAGAATCCACGTCGTCGTCGTTTCGAGACGGCCGATGCGGTGATAGACATCGTCGACGAGTTCCGTCGCTGCGTCGCGTCGCCGCGTGGACACGTCTTCGTCCACGACGTGCAGAATGTCGACCCACGCGTCACAGTCGGCCGCGACGGCCTGGGCGAGGTCGGCGGCGAATCCCGAGTGTGGACCGCCAGCGACCGGCAACAGGATCGACGGCACCTGCTCGTATCCGGGCTGGCCGTTCACGACGACGACATCGCAGTCGGCATGCACCGCGATGCGCTCGACGACCCCCTTGCGGAGGCGGGGACTGCGGGACCGACTCGGCAGCACGAGCGTGTCGACATCGTTCGCACGAACGGTCCGGAGAACGCCCGTGACCACGTTCCGGGTGTGGAGGAAGTCGCCGTCGAGTTGTGGCGTCGAATCGGCTGCTTGGTCGAACACCCAGTTCAGAAGCGCGTCGTCCGTCGCGTCGCTGGCCGCGCCGCCGAGCGTCCTCGGTGTCTGTTCGGGGACGGTGACGGGGTTGATCACGGAGAGCGCGGCGCCGGTCGCCCGCGCGAGCGTCGTGGCGATCTTGAGCTGGTCGGTGAGGGCCGGCACCTCGGCCGTGAGGAGCGGAACCAGGATGTGGTTGCCGTCGAAGCGCCCCGCGATACCGGGGATGCCCTCGGGTGCGTCGTCGCCCAGGAACTCCCCCAACGACGTGAGGCTCATGCACGGTGTGACGGTCCCTGTTCACAAAAAACCGGAAGATGATCGCGGTCATACCCCGGCAGGCGGGCGTCAATCGTCGTCCTCGACTGCGCCCACGCCCCCCTCGACCGGCGTCGCCGGCACCCCTACCACCGTCGTCCCCGGCGGCACGTCCTCGGTCACCAGCGAGTTGGCTGCCACCTTCGCGTCGGCGCCGATTTCGACGCCGGGGAGGACGACTGCGCCCGCGCCGATCAGCGCACGCTCTCCGATCACTACCTCCCCCGTCCGGTACTCCTCGGTCAGGAACTCGTGACAGAGGAGCGTCGCGTCGTAGCCGACGATGGCGTCGGCGTGGATCGTGATGAGTTCGGGCCAGAACACGTCCGGCGTCGCTTCGAGACCGAACGCGACGCCGGGGCCGACGGTCGCGCCGAGGCGACGGAGGAGCCAGTTTTTTGCCCGCAGGCTGGGCGAGACGCGGATCAGCCAGACCGCGAGGTAGTTCACGACGATCCGGAGGGGGTGTTTGGCGTCCGTCCAGTGCCACAGGGAGTTGCGCGGGCCGGCGGTTGGATGACGGTCGAGGGCGTCGTGTCGGCGGCCATCCTCCGAGTCCGAGTCGGTCACGGTCGCCCTACGCGAGCGGTCGTCTTGAAATGCC
This window encodes:
- the purD gene encoding phosphoribosylamine--glycine ligase, producing MSETVLLVGGGGREHAIARAVAPDCDLYACASNRNPGIAALAEEMRAIDEREAEEIVAFADDVDATLAVIGPESALAAGVADALDDAGVYTFGPGADEARIETDKAYQRRFMESEGIPGCPDFETFDDMDAACDYIDAYDGDLAVKPAGLTGGKGVRVTGDQVTKEEAKAYLRESDYERVVLEERLVGEEFTVQAFVANGDVRTTPAVQDHKRAYEGDEGPNTGGMGSYSDADPTLPFMDASDYAEAVDVLEATVDALPDYKGILYGQFMLTAEGVRVVEFNARFGDPEAMNTLPVLETPFLDVLTAARDGDPLPDLSFAPRATVCKYAVPAGYPTEPESGALIEVDEESVAAAAEGDGDALLFYASVDAREDGLYTTTSRAFAVVGIAATITDAEAIAEDALAAAGDGLRIRHDIGKPDLVQQRIDHVERLRE
- the dacZ gene encoding diadenylate cyclase translates to MATLRDSLGDLVDDVDGLFLFAPSAAFYERFADVDVDLVVIADENGVGADAFVELPLDFDNVRDRIKFGVEGAMENDFAAEGDTVACTVAMFGDDIDADSLVRVRVDESMRSGIYDLFTDSRAEPGVIRDVFEVAIDLGKKGQKGKPVGALFVVGDAGKVMNKSRPLSYNPFEKSHVHVGDPIVNVMLKEFSRLDGAFVVSDSGKIVSAYRYLEPSAEGVDIPKGLGARHMAGGAITRDTNAIAIVLSESDGMVRAFKGGDLILEIDPEEY
- a CDS encoding acyltransferase; the protein is MTDSDSEDGRRHDALDRHPTAGPRNSLWHWTDAKHPLRIVVNYLAVWLIRVSPSLRAKNWLLRRLGATVGPGVAFGLEATPDVFWPELITIHADAIVGYDATLLCHEFLTEEYRTGEVVIGERALIGAGAVVLPGVEIGADAKVAANSLVTEDVPPGTTVVGVPATPVEGGVGAVEDDD
- a CDS encoding universal stress protein, which translates into the protein MSLTSLGEFLGDDAPEGIPGIAGRFDGNHILVPLLTAEVPALTDQLKIATTLARATGAALSVINPVTVPEQTPRTLGGAASDATDDALLNWVFDQAADSTPQLDGDFLHTRNVVTGVLRTVRANDVDTLVLPSRSRSPRLRKGVVERIAVHADCDVVVVNGQPGYEQVPSILLPVAGGPHSGFAADLAQAVAADCDAWVDILHVVDEDVSTRRRDAATELVDDVYHRIGRLETTTTWILEADDVADAIIEQSRYYGLTIIGAPTKGRLRQFIFGSTNRSVRTNAGSVVLSVRNNSHRSTAGD
- a CDS encoding mechanosensitive ion channel domain-containing protein, whose protein sequence is MQGGTIRELVETVPIRFWLAFATLFFGLILGWLTRILARRVLERIGVPGAIEGTAFERTAREFGTSTVDILAAIAGYFVFGLAVFAAVAVAEIQYVAQFWNAVAGFLPQLFFAVIVLIVGVLLGDKVELVVSERFRGVKIPQIGVLPLMAKYSVFYLAALIALGQVGVATDALIVLLAAYVFAIVFLGGIAFRQLLSAGAVGTYLLLNQPYTIGDEIRVGDVRGIVQEMDLFVTHVETDGEEYVFPNSKVFADGFVRIRS